TGGGAAGCAAGGTCGCCATCACGAGCGATACGCCGCAGACCACGCGCCACCGCCTGCGGGCCGTGATCAACCGCGACGACGCCCAGGTCGTGCTCGTCGACACCCCCGGACTGCACAAGCCGCACGACGCGCTCGGCGAGGAACTCAACAAGAGCGCGCTCAAGTCGCTTGAAGATGTCGACGTGGTGGCGATGCTCGTGGACGCCACCAAGCCCGTCGGCGGCGGCGACCGGTGGGTGGGCGAGCATGTGGCGCGGGCGCGGGGGGTGGCCCACCGCATCCTCGTCATCACCAAGGCCGATATCGCCAGCGCCGAGCAGGTAGAGTCCCAGCTGGTAGCCGCACGCAAGCTCGCCACCTTTGAGGAAGAGGTCGTCCTCTCGGCGGTCGAGGGGTTCAACATGGAGGGCTTCTACGAGTCGGTTCTGCGCTTCCTTCCCGAGGGCCCGCGCTGGTTTCCTGCAGACATGCCCACCGACCAATCGCTCGAAGTCATGATCGCCGAGTTCGTGCGCGAGAAGATTCTGCGAACCACCTTCGACGAAGTCCCCCACGCCGTCGGCGTGCAGGTTGAGGAGCTGGAGAGCTTTCCCCGGAAGAATCTCACCAAGATCTGGGCGGTCATATACGTGGAACGCGCCAGCCAGAAGGGCATCATCATCGGAAAGGGAGGCGAGGCGATCAAGTTGATCGGTTCGCAGGCCCGTGTGGATCTCGAGCGCCTTATCGGCACGCAAGTGTTCCTGGAGTTGACGGTCAAGGTCAAGAAGGACTGGCGTCGAGACGCCTCGCAGATTCGACGATTCGGGTACGGGGAGGGGCTGTGAGTTCGGTGGACGTAGTCACGCTGGCACACGCTATCGATCAGACACTCCTGAAGCCGACCGTGGGCATGCAAGCGGCGGCCGAGTGGATGGAGGGCTCGCGCACCCGGGGTTTCGCCACCCTGTGTGTCTCGCCGTTCCTCGTCCCTCTTGCCGCTCAGCGTCTAGCCGGTGGCGTCACCGCTGTGTGCTCGGTTGCGGGGTTCCCGCTGGGCTATGCGCTGACCGAGACGAAGGTCGAGGAGTCCATTCACCTGGTCGAGCTGGGGTGCGCGGAGGTTGACATGGTGATGAACATCGCCGCGTTCCTCGAGGGCGAGCACGAGTACGTGCGCGATGACATCGAGGCCGTCGTCAGAGCCGTTGATGAGGCCAGCGAGGGGTCCGGTCTGGTGAAGGTGATCCTTGAGACGGGACACCTCGATGAGGACCAGGTCGCGCGTGCCAGCGCCCTGTGTGCCTCTGCCGGGGCGGCTTTCGTGAAGACCTCGACGGGGTTCGGTCCGCGGGGGGCATCGGCCCGCGACGTCGAGATCATGCGCGCCGAGGTCGGGCCGGAGCTTGGCGTGAAGGCCGCCGGCGGCATCCGCGATCTGGATACCGCATTCGAGATGCTCGATGCGGGCGCCAACCGACTAGGTACGTCGAATGGTATCGAGATCCTTACTCAGGCCGCCGCGCGCGGGCTCTGACGGCTTCACTCACTGAGCGCCGATGCCAGCCTATCCCCTGACCGCTCTGGTGCTGCGCAAGACCAAGCTCGGCGAGACTGACGTGATTCTCACGCTCATGGCGAGCGACGGCACTCAGGTCCGCGCGGTCGCCAAGGGGCTGCGCAAGCCGGGGTCACGATTCGGCGCCCGCCTCGAGCCCTATAGCGTGGTCGATCTGCTGCTGCATACCGGCCGGTCTCTTGAGACCATCTCCGAGGCCCGCACCGTGGTTGCACACGCCGGGCTGCGCGAGGACATCGAGCGCTCCGCCGCCGCAGCGGTCGTCGCAGACGTGCTCGACAAGATCGCGGTCGAGCGGCAGACGGAGCCCCGACTCTTCGGCCTGGCGTCGGCCACGCTGGACGCGATGGAATCGTGCGAGCCCGAGGCCGTTCACGCGCTCGTCGTCGCGTTCCTGCTCAAGGCGATGGCGATGCACGGCTACCGCCCTGAGCTCGAGTCGTGCGCAGCGTGTGCCTGTGCCGCGACTGACGGGGGCACGTTCTCGGTAGCGCACGGTGGCGCGCTGTGCCCCGCTTGCGGTGAGCTCGACCCGAGCGCACTGCGCGCGCCCGATGAGGCTCGCGCCTGGATGGCGCACCTTCTGGCTTCGACGATGGCTGACATCGCCGCCGATCCTCCTCCACCCGCAGCGGTGTCTGACTGCTTCGTCCTCGTACGCGCCTTCATCAGCTACCACCTGCCGGCCCGATTGAGGGCTTTGGACTACTACGCGGGCATGCTGGGGTAGGCACAAAGGGTCATGTAAGATGTTCCGACACCCTCAGGCGAGGGGTTCGCGATCATGTCACGAGGGAGAATCGGAACCATGGGTACGCTGACCTTCCAGGACATCATTCTGGGTCTGTCACGCTACTGGGCCGACCAGGGATGCGTTGTTCTGCAGCCCTACGATACCGAGGTGGGTGCCGGTACGTTTCACCCGGCCACGACGCTGCGATCGTTAGGTCCCGACTCGTGGTACACGGCCTATGTGCAGCCTTCGCGGCGCCCCACCGACGGACGGTACGGCGAGAACCCCAACCGCCTGCAGCACTACTACCAGTACCAGGTCATCCTCAAGCCGAGCCCGGACAACGTGCTCGACCTGTACTTCGACTCCCTGCGCGCCATCGGTATCGAGCCTGCGGAGCACGATATCCGCCTTGTGGAAGACGATTGGGAGTCTCCGACACTGGGCGCCTGGGGTCTGGGGTGGGAGGTCTGGCTCAACGGCATGGAGTGCACGCAGTTCACCTATTTCCAGCAGGTGGGCGGGTTCGAGTGCCGCCCCGTTCCCGCTGAGATCACCTACGGAATCGAGCGCCTCGCCATGTACATCCAGGGAGTGGACAGCGTCTACGACCTTGTGTGGTCCAAGGCTCCTGACGGGACGGTTTTCACCTACGGGGACGTGTTCTTGCGAAACGAACAGCAGTACTCCGCATACAACTTCGAGGTGGCCGATGTGGACATGCTGCTCTCGCTGTTCACCACGTACGAAGGCGAGTGCAAGCGCACTCTGGATGCCGGCTACGTCCTTCCCGCGTACGACTACGTGCTCAAGTGCAGCCACGCCTTCAACCTGCTCGACGCGCGCGGCGCTATCAGTGTCACCGAGCGTCAGGGCTACATACTGCGCGTACGCGCACTGGCCAAAGCGTGCTGCGCGGCCTACATCGATCTCATCGCGCCCCCGCAGGACGACGATGCCCGCGATGCGGAAGCATCGAAGGGTGGTGATGCATCGTGAGCGCCCGTCAGCTTGTCTTCGAGATCGGCACCGAGGAACTTCCTTCAAGCGCCGTGTACGCGGCCATCGAGCAGCTGCAGGTGGCCATACCCAAGGCGCTTGATGATGCGCGCCTCGGCTACGACGGAATCGCGGTGCTGGCGTCGCCGCGCCGCCTTGCGGTTCTTGTGACCGACCTGTCCGAACAGCAGTCAGACGCAGTGACCGTGGCGAAGGGCCCCTCGGCCAAGGCCGCGTTCGGTGCGGATGGTGCCCCGACACCCGCGGCCATCGGGTTCGCCCGTGGTAAGGGTGTGGATGTCAGTGCGCTTGAGGTTCGCTCAGACGAGAGCGGCGAGTATGTCTACGCCACGGTCGAGACGACCGGCGGACCCACGAGCGAGGTTCTCCCGGGGCTGCTTTCCCGGGTAGCCGAGAACCTCGAGTGGGCGAAAGCGCAGCGGTGGGGACACGGCACCGCGCGTTTCCCGCGGCCGGTGCGTTGGCTGTTGTGCCTGTACGGCACCGACGTGATCGAGGTCGCCTTCGCAGGACTCACCTCAGGACGCACGACGTACGGGCATCGCTTCTTGCGGCCGGAGCCGATCGAGCTCACTGCCGCGTGGGAGTACACCGAGAAGCTCGAGGCGGGATGCGTGCTGGTGGATCACGAGCTCAGGGCGAAGGTTCTACGCGAGGGTATCGCTGCTGCGGCGACAGAGCATGACGCGCGAGCCGTGGTTCCCGACAAGACCTTTGCCGAGGTGGTCAATCTGGTGGAGTGGCCCACGGTGGCCGTCGGCACGTTCGATGAGGAGTTCCTTGAGGTACCGCGCGAGATGCTCGAGCACGCAATGGGCTCGCACCAGCGCTACTTTCCCCTGGAGCGCGCCGACGGCTCGCTCGACAATCGGTTCCTCGTCGCTCACAACGGGGCGCCGGGCCAGACGGTGTCGATCGTGCGCGGTCACGAGCGGGTGATCCGCGCGCGCCTGTCGGATGCGGCATTCTTCTACCGTGAGGATCTGGCGGTGCCGCTTGAGCAGTGGCTGACGCGCCTCGACACGGTGGTGTTCCAGGAGAAGCTGGGCACCTCTGCCGACAAGGTGGCGCGCGTCGAGCGGCTGACGGCACGACTCGCCGTGATGGTGGATGCTCCTGCCGATGAGGCTGCGTTCGCCGTGCGCGCCGCGCACCTCGCCAAGGCCGATCTGGTGACGAACTGCGTCGTCGAGTTCACCGACCTGCAAGGGACCATGGGCCGCTACTACGCGCTGGCGGCGGGCGAAGAGGCGCAGGTTGCTGTGGCCATCGAAGAGCACTACCGCCCTCGTTTCGCGGGCGATGCGCCGCCCACGACGATCGCCGGCCGGCTCGTCTCCATCGCAGACAAGGCCGACACGATCTGTGGGATCTTCGCCGCGGGGATGCCTCCGAAGGGCACCTCGGATCCTTTTGCGCTCAGGCGAGCCGCCATCGGAATCCTGCAGATGATGATCTCGGGCACGCCGATCACGCTCCAGGTCCTCATCACCGAGGCGCTTGAGCCACTGAGCTCCTCCGTCGTGTTCGACACCGACGCAGTGGGCAGCGCCGTGAGGGAGTTTCTCGTCGGGCGATTCGAGACGATTCTGCGCGATCGGGGTCATGCCTACGACACGGTGAGCGCGGTGCTTGCGGTGGCTGCCGACGATCCGGCGGACGCACTGGCTCGTTGCGAGGCGCTCACGTCGTTTCGCGCGTCGAGCGATGCCATGGAGAACCTGTCAGTCGCGTTCACTCGTGCGAGGAATCTAGCCAAGCCAGAACTCGGCGTTGCCTACGAGCGAGAGATCATGGGTGCTGAGGAGATCGCGCTCGCCGACGCGCTCGACAGTGCCGGGGCCGAAGCGGACCAGCTCGTTGAACAGCGCGCGTACTCGGCGTTGCTCGACTCCTACGCCGGTCTTCGTACACCGATCGATGCGTTCTTCGAGGCTGTTCTGGTCATGGACGAGGACGTCCAGAAGCGGGAGAACCGCTTGAGGCTTCTCAACCGCTTCGTCGCCCTCTTCGAGACGTTCGCCGATTTCGGGCGTCTGGCCGGCTGACGGTGCCCGAGTCGATCTCGATTCATGTGATTTCGGACTCGCTGGGCGAGACGGGCGAGATGGTCGCGCGCGCAGCCGCTGCTCAGTTTGCCGAGAACGCCTTCATAATCGAACGTTTGACCAAGATCCACACGGCCGAGCAGCTTCGCGAAGAGGTCAGGTCCCACTGCGGACATCACTGCATCTTCTTCTACACGCTGGTGGATGCGTCGCTTCGCGCCGAGATGGAGCAGTTGTGCGCAGAGGGCGTCAACGGAGTGGACCTGCTCGGACCTTCCGTCGTACTCATCGAACGCGTCACGGGTCTGGCCCCTACCGGCGAGGCCGGAGGGATTCGCAGGACCGATGCCGACTACTTCGACCGTATCGAGGCGATGGAGTTCGCTGTCAAGCACGATGACGGCAGAAATCCCGAGGGGCTTGCCGAGGCCGACATCGTGCTCATCGGTGTGTCGCGCACGAGCAAGACTCCCCTGTCGATGTATCTGGCGTTCAAGGGCTGGCGGGTGGCCAACATCCCGCTCGCGCCTGGCATGGCACCTCCGCCCGAGCTCTTCGAGGTCGATCCGAGGAAGGTCTTCGGGCTGGTCACCAGTGTTGACGTCCTGCTCGACATTCGCCAAGTACGCATGCGAGAGATCGGCGCAGTCGTCCGGGGCTACGCTGAGCGCGAGGCGGTGGAGAAGGAGCTCGAGGAGGCGCGTGCGCTGATGAGGTGTATCGGGTGCATCGTCGTCCACACCGACAACCGCGCTGTCGAAGAGGCAGCGCAGGAGATCGTGCGCCAGGTGGAGGGCGGCCAGAGGGTAGGGGACTGAAGAGACAACGGCCGCAGGCCGCGTTCGGCGCGTTACACGTTGGAAACGACTACGGTATGATTCGAGGTCACGCTGGCCCCGAACGGATGAGGGAGATAACGTTGTCCGAGACCAAGCGCGTGTTCGCATTCGGTGGGGGGACCACTGAGGGCAACAAGTCCATGAAGTTCATACTCGGCGGCAAGGGTGCGAACCTGGCCGAGATGGCCAACATGGGTCTGCCCGTTCCGCCCGGCTTCACCATCACCTGTCAGGCATGCATGGAGTACTACCACGCCACGCCCCCGGCGTTTCCCGCCGGGTTGTCTGAGGAGATCGCCGCCCACGTGGCTGCCCTTGAGGCCAAGATGGGCAAGCGCCTTGGGGACGACAACGACCCTCTGCTCGTGTCGGTGCGCTCGGGCTCACCGTTCTCGATGCCGGGCATGATGGACACGGTTCTCAACCTGGGGCTCAACGACACCTCAATTCAGGGGCTGATCGCGCAGACGGGCAACGAGCGTTTCGCGTGGGACAGCTACCGGCGTTTCATCCAGATGTTCTCCAAGGTGGTGCTCGACGTCGAGGGAGACCTCTTCGAGAACGCCATCACTCGGATGAAACTGGACTGCGGCGCCGCGAGCGATACCGACCTGTCTTCCGAGCACCTTCGCGAACTGGTGGATACCTTCAAGGCCATCGTCTCGAAGCATGTTTCGGCTGACGCGTTCCCGTCGCTTGCCGTCGGCGGCACGGTCGCCTTCCCGCAAGACGTGGCTTCGCAGCTTCACCTTTCGATCGAGGCGGTCTTCAGAAGCTGGATGAACGATCGGGCGGTCTACTACCGCCAGATGGAGAAGATCGCCGATGACCTCGGCACCGCCGTCAACGTCCAGACGATGGTCTTCGGCAACAAGGGCGAGACCTCCGCAACCGGCGTCGGCTTCACGCGCAACCCGGCCGACGGCACCAACGAGTACTACGGTGACTTCCTCACCAACGCGCAGGGCGAAGATGTCGTTGCCGGCATCCGCATCACGCGTCCAATCAGCGAGCTCAAGACGGTAGCGGGACTCGAGGCGGCCGGCGTTGAGCTCGACGGGGTGTTCGCTAAGCTCGAGTCTGAGTACCGCGACATGTGCGACATCGAGTTCACCATCGAGCAGGGCACGCTGTGGATGCTCCAGACCCGCGTGGGCAAGCGGACCGCGCGCGCTGCGCTCAAGGTGGCTATCGACATGGTCAAGGAAGGCATGATCACGCGCGAGGAAGCCGTCACGCGCATCGATCCGAGCCAGCTCGATCAGCTCCTTCACCCTCAGTTCGACACGAAGGCCACCTACGACGTGGTTGCCAAGGGGCTCAATGCGAGTCCGGGTGCCGCGGTGGGCGAGGTCGTGTTCTCGAGCCCCGATGCGGTGGCCGCTAAAGCCGAGGGTCGAAAGGCGATTCTCGTACGGTGGGAGACCAACCCCGACGATCTGGCGGGCATGGACGCGGCGCAGGGCATCTTGACGAGCCACGGCGGCAAGACGAGCCATGCGGCGGTCGTCGCTCGCGGCATGGGCAAGCCCTGTGTGTGCGGCGTCGAGAAGCTCAAGATCGATGCCGAGGCCAAGGTGGCCCGCTTCGCCGGCTCCGACGTCGAGTTGCACGAGGGTGACCTGATCTCAATCGACGGCACGACCGGAATCGTCGTTCTGGGTGCGGTCTCTCTGGTCGAGCCGGAGGTCACGGGCGACTTCGACGAGATCCTGGCGTGGGCCGATGAGTTCCGTACGATGGGCGTTCGCGCCAATGCCGATACGCCTGACGACGCGGCCCTCGGCCGCAAGTTCGGTGCGGCAGGTATCGGACTGTGCCGAACCGAGCACATGTTCCTGGGCGACCGCAAGGACATCCTCCAGCGCTTCATCCTCGCCGAAGAGGGCGACGGCGTACGCGATCAAGCCCTCAAGGAGCTCTTGGATGCGCAGGTCGGCGACTTCCTCGGGATCTTCGAGGCTATGGACGGCCTGCCTGTCACCGTTCGTCTGCTCGACCCGCCGCTGCACGAGTTCCTCGACTCTCCGCGCGAGCTGGAGGTCGAGATCGTGCGCGCCGAACTGTCGGGCGCGCCGGCAGCTGAGCTGGTGGCTAAGCGCAAGCTCCTCGCGCAGATCGACTCGATGGTCGAGATGAACCCCATGCTGGGCTTGCGCGGATGCCGTTTGGGCATCATGCATCCCGAGCTGTACGCGATGCAGGTTCGGGCTATCACGATCGCCACGTGCGAGCTCAAGAAGGCCGGCAAGGACCCGCGCCCCGAGATCATGATCCCGCTTGTCAGCGTCAAGGCGGAGCTCGAGATGCTGCGGGCCGAGAGCGTACAGGTCATCGCCGATGTCTCCGCCGAGCAGGGCGTCGCTGTGGACATCCCGATCGGGACCATGATCGAGCTGCCGCGGGCGGCTGTGACCGCTGATGAGATCGGTGAAGTGGCCGACTTCTTCAGCTTCGGCACCAACGACCTCACTCAGACCACGTTCGGCTTCTCGCGCGACGACATCGAGAGCAAGTTCCTGCCGCGATACCTGGAGCGCAAGGTGCTTCTCCGCAACCCGTTCGAGACGATCGACGACGGCGTGGCCACGATGGTCAAGATCGGATGCGAGAAGGGCCGCAGCGTCAATCCCACGATCAAACTGGGAGTGTGTGGCGAACACGGTGGAGACCCGGAATCCGTGCACATCTTCTTCGAGATCGGGCTCGACTATGTGAGCTGCTCACCCTACCGGGTGCCGCTGGCCAGGTTGGCGGCCGCCCAAGCCGCTCTGCAGGCCGGGGGAGCGGGTAACGCGTAGAGAATCAATGGAAGGGCCCGGCCACACAGCCGGGCCCTTCGTGCAAGAGGGGACTGACGTGAGAGGCACGAGGCTTTGGCAGGCGGCGGGATCGCCCCTCATTCAAGGGCGCTCGCGTGCCTTCGTGCCGTACTGGCGTCATTTCGTGTTTGCGCTCGCTGCCTGCGGTGTCATAGTCGCCGTGTACGATGTGGCGACGTCCGCTGGTCCCCAGATGTCGCTCGAAGGCTTCCTTTCGGTCGGTGCCTCCCTGGTGGCTGGGCTCGCGTACGGGTTCGTTCCCGCGGCGGTCTCGGTAGGGATCTTCCGTCGACTGAACACGCGCCACGTCTGGTTTGCCGCGGGACTGTTCTCCGCCGTGCTGGTCGGCGCGGCGCGACTGGTGTGGCCGCTGTGACGTTTCGGCCCGCTCGTTTCGCGTGACCGCTCTAGAAAGGGATCGATCGCTGATGACCATACGTGCGACATGGGAGGCCCGCGAGCGCGCGACGCTCTCGGTGAGGGCCGCGTTCTCGGACGCCACGCGGGGGCGCGAGCGCCCGGTGGGCGAGGACACCTACCGCACCGACTTCCAGCGCGATCGCGACCGCATCATCCACTGCAAGGCGTTTCGGCGCCTCTCGCACAAGACGCAGGTCTTCCTGGCGCCTGAAGGCGACCACTACCGGACCCGACTCACACACACCCTGGAGGTCGCTCAGATCGCGCGGTCGATCGCCCGTGCATTGCGGCTGAACGAGGACCTCACGGAGGCCATCGCGCTGGGTCACGACCTGGGGCACACCCCCTTCGGTCACACGGGTGAGGACGCGCTGTGCCACGCGCTTGAGGAGATCGGGGACGTCTACCCCTGCGTCCCGCATCCGTTCAAGCACAACCTCCAGAGCCTGCGCATCGTAGAGCACCTCGAGTACGAGGGGCGGGGGCTGAATCTCACGTGGGAGGTCCGAAACGGCATCCGTTGCCACACCGGCTCGGAACGCGCGGCCACTCTTGAGGGCCAGATCGTCGCCATCGCGGACCGCATCGCCTACGTCAATCACGACGTCGACGACGCGATCAGGGCCGGCGTGCTGACCGAAGAAGAACTGCCGGCCCGACCCACGGACGTCTTGGGGCACACTCATGCTCAGCGCATAACGACGCTGGTCGAGGACCTCGTCGCGACGAGCGAGGATTCCGACGTCATCACCATGAGCGACCCCGTGATGTCTGCGATGCTCGAGCTCCGGAGCTTCCTCTTCGACAACGTCTATCTCTCCAGCGCGGCCAAAGCCGAGGAGCCCAAAGCGTATGGCGTCGTGCGGACGCTGTTCGCGCACTACCTCGCGAACCCGGGCGATCTGCCGGTGGACGAACAGCCGGATGACGACGACGGGCTGGTGCAGGCGGTCACTGATTATGTCTCGGGTATGACGGACCGCTTCGCCATCCGAACCTTCCAAGAGATCATGGTGCCCAGCCGCTGGCGGGCGTGAGTGTGTTTCTTCTGTGTTGCCGCACCATGGACGGTCGTATATCATCGCGTGAGCATCGAGGGGCGGAGCGCATAGACGCGCTTGCGCATGCAACAACCGGGAAGGGAGACGCACATTCATGGCTGATTGGATAGCATGGCTCGCGCCCGCATCCGCTGCACTGGGAATCGGGGTCGCGATCTACTTGGCGACTTGGGTTCTCAAGCAGGATCCGGGCAACGAGAAGATGCAGGAGATCTCGAAGGCGACACAGGAGGGCGCACTGGCGTTCCTGCTGCGTGAGTATCGAGTCCTTGCGATCTTCGCGATCGTGGTCGCGGTCATCATCGTGGTCGTTCCCGCGATGCCGCCGCTCACAGCGGTCGCATTCCTGACAGGAGCCATCCTGTCCGCGGCTGCCGGCTACTTCGGCATGTACGTCGCGACCAGGGCGAACGCCCGTACCGCGCAGGCGGCAACCGAGGGCATCCACAAGGCCCTCAACGTCGCCTTCCGTTCCGGTCTTACGATGGGACTCACCGTAGCCTCCTTCGGGCTGGGTGGTATCTCACTGTGGATCATCACCATGCTCCTCACCGGGACGAATCCGGCCGAGAACGTCTTCATCGTCAACGGCTTCGCGATGGGCGCGAGCTCGATCGCGCTGTTCGCGCGTGTGGGTGGCGGTATCTACACGAAGGCGGCTGACGTCGGCGCCGACCTCGTGGGCAAGGTCGAGGCCGGTATCCCCGAGGACGATCCGCGCAACCCTGCAGTCATCGCCGACAACGTCGGTGACAACGTCGGCGATGTGGCCGGCATGGGCGCCGACCTGTTCGAGTCGTTCGTGGGCTCGATCCTGGCGCCGGTCGTCCTTGCGATCTCGCTGTGGGGCATGACCACCGGGTTCGATTCCATGGACTTCCGCTACGGCGCCACCGCGCCGCTGCTGATCGCCGCTGTCGGCATCGTGACGTCGATCTTCGGCCTGTTCGCCGTCCGCGCCAAGGAAGGTGCCAACCTTCACGAGGCGCTCAACATGGGCACCTACGTGGCGGCCACCCTCCAGCTGGGTGCCATGGGCTTCCTGTTCTGGCACTGGTCCAGCCGTGAGGGCTCAGACCCCGCCCGCATGTGGTTCTTCGGCGCGGTCGTCGCGGGCCTTGCCGCCGGTATCGCCATCGGCAAGATCACCGAGTACTTCTGCTCGGATCACTTCCGTCCCACTCAGAAGATCGCTGAGGCGTCCGAGACCGGGGCGGCTACGAACATCATCGCGGGTCTGGGTACCGGCATGATGTCCACCGCTGCGCCGATCTTCGTCGTGTGCGCCGGCATCATCGTCTCGTTCCTCGCTGGTGAAGCCGCAGCCCCGGGCGGCGGCATCTACGGCATCGGCCTCGCCGCGCTGGGTATGCTCTCGATCATCGCCATCACGGTGGGCGTGGACGCCTACGGCCCCGTCGCCGACAACGCCGGCGGTATCGCCGAGATGGCGCACATGGGTCCGGAGATCCGCAAGATCACCGACTCGCTCGACAGCGTCGGCAACACGACGGCCGCCATCGCCAAGGGCTTCGCGATCGGCTCGGCCGGTCTCACCGCCCTGGCGCTGTTCGTGGCGTTCCGCACGCAGCTCGCCGCCGGCGGTATCGTGATGAACATGGGACTCGACAATCCGTACGTCATCGTGGGCCTGTTCATCGGTGGCATGCTGCCGTTCCTCTTCGGCGCTCTGACGATGAACGCTGTGGGCCGCGCGGCCTTCTCGATGATCGAGGAAGTCCGCCGCCAGTTCCGCGAGATTCCCGGCATCATGGAAGGCACCGGCAAGCCGGACTACGCCGCCTGTGTCGACATCTCGACCAAGGCCTCCCTGCGCGAGATGGTCGTCCCCGGCGTCATCGCCGTGGCCGCTCCGCTCCTTGTGGGTATGGTCTCGGTGGACATGCTCACCGGTCTTCTCGCTGGATCGCTGGTGACAGGATTCCTGCTGGCAATCTTCATGGCCAACGCCGGTGGCGCGTGGGACAACGCGAAGAAGTACATCGAGGGTGGCAAGCACGGCGGCAAGGGCTCTGATGCCCATAAGGCCGCCGTCGTCGGCGACACCGTGGGCGATCCGTTCAAGGACACCTCCGGTCCGTCGATGAACATCCTCATCAAGCTCATGACCGTCGTGAGTTTGGTCTTCGTGCCCCTGTTCATCTCCTTGGGTGGCGGGTTCCTGGGCCGCTAGATCTGCGTAACCAGTACTGCTGATCGCCGGGTGCTCCCGGGTGCCGCGAGGTGCCCGGGAGCCTCGTCGTCTCGACGGGCGGGTGTGTAGGTGCGCTGCGCCCGGGGAACGGTGACATGTGAGAGGGGGTCGAGTGGGTCGCATCAGTGACGAAGACGTCGCGCGCGTGCGTGATGCCACTGACCTTGTCTCGCTCGTCGCAGAGCGCGTGCCTCTGAAGCAGAAAGGGCGTCTGTTCTGGGGCAACTGCCCGTTCCACGGCGAGAAGACGCCGAGCTTCAAGGTTGATCCGGGGCGGCAGGA
This genomic stretch from Coriobacteriia bacterium harbors:
- the recO gene encoding DNA repair protein RecO → MPAYPLTALVLRKTKLGETDVILTLMASDGTQVRAVAKGLRKPGSRFGARLEPYSVVDLLLHTGRSLETISEARTVVAHAGLREDIERSAAAAVVADVLDKIAVERQTEPRLFGLASATLDAMESCEPEAVHALVVAFLLKAMAMHGYRPELESCAACACAATDGGTFSVAHGGALCPACGELDPSALRAPDEARAWMAHLLASTMADIAADPPPPAAVSDCFVLVRAFISYHLPARLRALDYYAGMLG
- a CDS encoding pyruvate, water dikinase regulatory protein, whose translation is MPESISIHVISDSLGETGEMVARAAAAQFAENAFIIERLTKIHTAEQLREEVRSHCGHHCIFFYTLVDASLRAEMEQLCAEGVNGVDLLGPSVVLIERVTGLAPTGEAGGIRRTDADYFDRIEAMEFAVKHDDGRNPEGLAEADIVLIGVSRTSKTPLSMYLAFKGWRVANIPLAPGMAPPPELFEVDPRKVFGLVTSVDVLLDIRQVRMREIGAVVRGYAEREAVEKELEEARALMRCIGCIVVHTDNRAVEEAAQEIVRQVEGGQRVGD
- the glyQ gene encoding glycine--tRNA ligase subunit alpha, which gives rise to MGTLTFQDIILGLSRYWADQGCVVLQPYDTEVGAGTFHPATTLRSLGPDSWYTAYVQPSRRPTDGRYGENPNRLQHYYQYQVILKPSPDNVLDLYFDSLRAIGIEPAEHDIRLVEDDWESPTLGAWGLGWEVWLNGMECTQFTYFQQVGGFECRPVPAEITYGIERLAMYIQGVDSVYDLVWSKAPDGTVFTYGDVFLRNEQQYSAYNFEVADVDMLLSLFTTYEGECKRTLDAGYVLPAYDYVLKCSHAFNLLDARGAISVTERQGYILRVRALAKACCAAYIDLIAPPQDDDARDAEASKGGDAS
- the glyS gene encoding glycine--tRNA ligase subunit beta, which translates into the protein MSARQLVFEIGTEELPSSAVYAAIEQLQVAIPKALDDARLGYDGIAVLASPRRLAVLVTDLSEQQSDAVTVAKGPSAKAAFGADGAPTPAAIGFARGKGVDVSALEVRSDESGEYVYATVETTGGPTSEVLPGLLSRVAENLEWAKAQRWGHGTARFPRPVRWLLCLYGTDVIEVAFAGLTSGRTTYGHRFLRPEPIELTAAWEYTEKLEAGCVLVDHELRAKVLREGIAAAATEHDARAVVPDKTFAEVVNLVEWPTVAVGTFDEEFLEVPREMLEHAMGSHQRYFPLERADGSLDNRFLVAHNGAPGQTVSIVRGHERVIRARLSDAAFFYREDLAVPLEQWLTRLDTVVFQEKLGTSADKVARVERLTARLAVMVDAPADEAAFAVRAAHLAKADLVTNCVVEFTDLQGTMGRYYALAAGEEAQVAVAIEEHYRPRFAGDAPPTTIAGRLVSIADKADTICGIFAAGMPPKGTSDPFALRRAAIGILQMMISGTPITLQVLITEALEPLSSSVVFDTDAVGSAVREFLVGRFETILRDRGHAYDTVSAVLAVAADDPADALARCEALTSFRASSDAMENLSVAFTRARNLAKPELGVAYEREIMGAEEIALADALDSAGAEADQLVEQRAYSALLDSYAGLRTPIDAFFEAVLVMDEDVQKRENRLRLLNRFVALFETFADFGRLAG
- the deoC gene encoding deoxyribose-phosphate aldolase, which codes for MSSVDVVTLAHAIDQTLLKPTVGMQAAAEWMEGSRTRGFATLCVSPFLVPLAAQRLAGGVTAVCSVAGFPLGYALTETKVEESIHLVELGCAEVDMVMNIAAFLEGEHEYVRDDIEAVVRAVDEASEGSGLVKVILETGHLDEDQVARASALCASAGAAFVKTSTGFGPRGASARDVEIMRAEVGPELGVKAAGGIRDLDTAFEMLDAGANRLGTSNGIEILTQAAARGL
- the era gene encoding GTPase Era yields the protein MTKSTPAPDAAIRSGFVALVGRPNSGKSTLTNALVGSKVAITSDTPQTTRHRLRAVINRDDAQVVLVDTPGLHKPHDALGEELNKSALKSLEDVDVVAMLVDATKPVGGGDRWVGEHVARARGVAHRILVITKADIASAEQVESQLVAARKLATFEEEVVLSAVEGFNMEGFYESVLRFLPEGPRWFPADMPTDQSLEVMIAEFVREKILRTTFDEVPHAVGVQVEELESFPRKNLTKIWAVIYVERASQKGIIIGKGGEAIKLIGSQARVDLERLIGTQVFLELTVKVKKDWRRDASQIRRFGYGEGL